A stretch of DNA from Methylosinus sp. LW4:
GTGCGCGTCGCGCCGGAGCGATTTGACGGGGTCACGCGCCGCTATCCGCAGGCCGAGGTGCGCGCTCGGGCGTCATCCAAGCGGCGCGCGCGCTAATTCCTCCTCTCGGCGCGCCTCGAGTCCCGAGGCGCTGGAACCGGCGGAACGCATCATGGATCGAATTTATCTGATCGTCGCTATTCTCTCCGAGGTGGTCGGCACCTCGGCGCTCAAGGCGAGCGAGGCTTTTTCCAAGCCGCTGCCGTCGGTCATCGTCGTCATCGGCTATGGCGTGTCGTTTTTTCTGCTGTCGCTCGCGCTGCGCAGCATTCCGGTCGCCGTCGCCTATGCGATATGGTCCGGCGTCGGCCAAGCGCTGATCGCCGTCGTCGCCTGGTTCGCTTTCCATCAGAGGCTCAACGCCGGGGAAATGGCCGGCATGGGCCTCATCATCGCCGGCGTCGTCGTTCTGAGCCTGTTTTCCCAGACCGCCCATTGAGGATGTTTCGATGCCGCTCGCCTTGCTCATCGGCAATAAGGGCTATTCCTCCTGGTCGCTGCGCGCCTGGCTGCTGCTGAAGCAGCTCGGAATCGAATTCGAGGAAATATTGGTTCCGCTCTATCAGGCGGACTCCAAGGCGAAGCTCCTCGCCTTCTCGCCGGCCGGTAAGGTTCCGGCGCTGCGCGCCGACGATATTCTGGTCTGGGAATCGCTCGCCATCGTCGAATTCATCGCCGAGCGCTTTCCCGATCTGCCGGTCTGGCCGCGCGATCCGGCGGCGCGGGCTCTGGCGCGCTCGCTCTCGGCCGAGATGCATGCCGGCTTCACCGCGCTGCGCAGCGAATATCCCACCAATTTTCGTCGCGCGCCCGGCGCCATCGCAGCGCCGAGCGCTGCGGCCGCCGCCGATATCGCGCGCATAGACGCCGCCTGGAGCGACGCGCGCGCGCGTTTCGGCGGGCAGGGGCCGTTTCTCTTCGGCGAATTCTCTGCCGCCGACGCCATGTTCGCGCCGGTCGTCTGCCGATTCTCGGCCTATCGGCTCGACGTCTCGCCGCAGGCGCAGGATTATATGCGCGCGATCGAGGCGCTGCCGGCCTATCGGGAATGGGTGGAAAGCGGCCGCGCCGAGCCCTGGGTCCTCGAGAAATTCGAGAAGTGATTTCGGCGCATCGAAATCACTTCCGCTCGTCGGCCTTGGCGGCCTGCCACAGCGCTTCCATCTCGTCGAGCGTCGATTGCTTCGGGCTCTTGCCCTTTTCCGCGAGCGCGCGCTCGATATAGCGGAAGCGCCGCTCGAATTTGGCGTTGGCGCCGCGCAGCGCCTGCTCTGGATCGGCGCCGACATGGCGGGCGAGATTGGCGACGGCAAAGAGAAGATCGCCGATTTCCTCGACGACGGCGGGCGCATGCGGGGCGCCGCCGACGCCCAGCTCCGCCTCCACTTCCAGCGTCTCCTCGCGGATTTTCTCCAGCACGAGACGCGCGTCGGCCCAATCGAAGCCGACCTTTCCCGCCTTTTCCTGAAGCTTCACCGCGCGCGTCAGAGCGGGCAGGGCAGGCGGAACGCCGTCGAGCAGGCCGGCCGGCTCTTCTATGCCGCGGCGCTCGGCGCGAGCCCTCTTCTCCTGCGCTTTGATCTCGGCCCATTGAAGGGCGACATCCTCCGCCGAGGCGGCGGATTTGTCGCCGAACACATGCGGATGCCGGCGGATGAGCTTGTCCGAGATCGCCTCTGCCACATCGGCGAAGGCGAAAGCGCCGCCCTCCTCGGCCAATCGGGCGTGAAAGACCACCTGCAGCAGCAGATCGCCGAGCTCGTCGCGAAGATCGCCGAGATCGCCGCGCTCTATGGCGTCGACGACCTCATAGGCCTCCTCGAGCGTGTAGGGAGCGATGCTGGCGAAGTCCTGCTCGAGATCCCAAGGGCAGCCGGTTCCGGGAGTGCGCAAGGCCGCCATTATGCCGAGGAGGCGCGCGATCGCGTCCTGCGTCATCGGCGGACCTCGAAGAGGCGGGAGGGGCGCTGAGAAGCGCGAGCGACGCGTTGTTTTGACGCAGCAGGGCGCGGAAAAAAATGCGAGGAATCCGAAACGCTTTGCTCTAACATGAGTGCCGGATCTCGACTGCGCCCTTGGTCTAACCGCCCTCCGCAGTCGATCCGAGGGTCCGGGGCCAGATTACGCCTTGCAAACGACAGCGCCTCGGACCCGACTTGCGCATCCGAGGTGAGTTCGTCGTCGCCTTTCGGCGCGTAGCCGCAAGCCGGGAACGACTTGCGGCCCACTGATTTTAAAAGCCTCAGTCGAGCGTGATCGACAGCGCTTCGCGACCCTTGGCCGTGTCGACGACCTGCATCGTCACGGGCTGGCCTTCGGCGAGATGATTGACGCCGGAGGGACCGAGGATCGAGATATGGACGAAGACGTCCTTCCCGCCATCATTCGACTGCACGAAGCCGAAGCCCTTGGTCTCGTCGAACCATTTGACCTTGCCGGAGACCGGCACGGCCGTCGACGGATCGGGAGCCTGGCGGCGAGGCGGACGATCGAAGCCGCCGCTGCCACCGCTGCTGCTGCGCGGACGCTCTGCGGTCGCGGTCGAAAGATCGACCTCGAGCACACGAGTGACCTGCTGGCCCTTGACCGAGCTCGACACCTGCACCTTCAGCTTCGCTCCGGGCGGCAGGGCGTCATAGCCCGCAGCCTGAACGGCGCCGATATGCAGGAACGCGTCGCCCGTGCCATTGCCGAGCTCCACGAAGCCGAAGCCTTTTTCGGGCTTGAACCATTTCACGACCGCGTCGATCGCGGGCTCGTTCGAGGACGGGGGCGGCGCATCGCCAAATCCACCACCTCCGCCGAATGGCGACCGCGGCGGCCGGCTGGGCCGCGGGCTGTCATAGCCGTATGGGGGGTCGTCGTCGAACCCACGCTTTCTGGGTCCCCGGAAGTCTCGACCTTTGCTGCTCATGTCTTGGTACTCGTCTCCGCCATCCGCCAAAAGACCGCTATAGCCACATGCACGGCCTCTCGCCGGGCGCAAAAGCGCCGACGACGCACGCGTCCGCCGGCGTCTCGCGGAGAGCCGGTTTTGGTGCGTTCGTAAGTGTGCCAGTTGAATGCCATATAGTCCCGCGCAATCGCCTTTTTACCAGGAAGCGGCCCAGTCTGGCTAGATGAATTCGCCAGCATTTTCGAAAAAACCCGAGGCCGCCGCTCACCATGCGACGAATCGCAGGGTGAGAACTTGGTGATCGAACCCCGGAAAAGTGGCGCGAGCGCGGCAAGAGCGCCGCGCATCCGCGCTCGGCTCGCCGCAGCAGCGCGAGGCCTCGAAGGCGAGGGGCCGGATGCTCGATACGCAATGGTCTGAAATCATGGAAGATCGGAAAAACGAAAATCGCATAATCGATATTATGGAACCAGGAGGCGGTTTCGGGACAGGAATGCGGCGACGACGAGCGGACAGCGCGCAGATTAGCACGCGCCATATGGCGCGGCTCGGGTCGATCGGTTCAGGGATAATTTGGCCGCCCGGCTCAGGCCAGCTCGATCCGCATTCCGTCGAAGGCCGGCGTCACATTCTCCGGCAGAGTCGTGGCCAGCGCGTCATAGTCGAGATCGACATGCAGATCGGTCAGAATCGCGCGGCGCGGCTTGAAATGGGCGACCCATTCCAGCGCCTCGCCGACGGAGAGATGCGTGCCATGGCGCTTGTGGCGCAGCGCATCGATGA
This window harbors:
- the mazG gene encoding nucleoside triphosphate pyrophosphohydrolase produces the protein MTQDAIARLLGIMAALRTPGTGCPWDLEQDFASIAPYTLEEAYEVVDAIERGDLGDLRDELGDLLLQVVFHARLAEEGGAFAFADVAEAISDKLIRRHPHVFGDKSAASAEDVALQWAEIKAQEKRARAERRGIEEPAGLLDGVPPALPALTRAVKLQEKAGKVGFDWADARLVLEKIREETLEVEAELGVGGAPHAPAVVEEIGDLLFAVANLARHVGADPEQALRGANAKFERRFRYIERALAEKGKSPKQSTLDEMEALWQAAKADERK
- a CDS encoding DMT family transporter: MDRIYLIVAILSEVVGTSALKASEAFSKPLPSVIVVIGYGVSFFLLSLALRSIPVAVAYAIWSGVGQALIAVVAWFAFHQRLNAGEMAGMGLIIAGVVVLSLFSQTAH
- a CDS encoding glutathione S-transferase family protein — protein: MPLALLIGNKGYSSWSLRAWLLLKQLGIEFEEILVPLYQADSKAKLLAFSPAGKVPALRADDILVWESLAIVEFIAERFPDLPVWPRDPAARALARSLSAEMHAGFTALRSEYPTNFRRAPGAIAAPSAAAAADIARIDAAWSDARARFGGQGPFLFGEFSAADAMFAPVVCRFSAYRLDVSPQAQDYMRAIEALPAYREWVESGRAEPWVLEKFEK
- a CDS encoding cold-shock protein, whose protein sequence is MSSKGRDFRGPRKRGFDDDPPYGYDSPRPSRPPRSPFGGGGGFGDAPPPSSNEPAIDAVVKWFKPEKGFGFVELGNGTGDAFLHIGAVQAAGYDALPPGAKLKVQVSSSVKGQQVTRVLEVDLSTATAERPRSSSGGSGGFDRPPRRQAPDPSTAVPVSGKVKWFDETKGFGFVQSNDGGKDVFVHISILGPSGVNHLAEGQPVTMQVVDTAKGREALSITLD